The Ananas comosus cultivar F153 linkage group 6, ASM154086v1, whole genome shotgun sequence genome segment TTGGCAATtaagaaaacaaacaaaatgcAAACTTAGGCAAAACCTAATATGGCTCACTTCCCTCAAAGCAAACATATAAGCAGAAACTCTTCAATAGCAGAACGCACATATATATTAACCTTAGGAACGTCCTTTGGTGCTGGTGCTGATGGCCAGCATGGAAGTCTGGGGGCATCAGCCAGCATGTCTGATTCCGAAAGGCAGACGGAATATTGGTGATAAGAGGGCTTAACGGCTTCTAACATGTTTTTAGTTTACCCCCTTGTCTTGGCTCTCTTCATGCCGGGACTGTTGTGAAAGGGGGAGACCGAACCCGACATGTGAATTCCTTCCTCACGGAGCGTGCCGTTGAGCAAGGCGAGCTCCCTAAGCTGCTGCTTCTTGAAGAAATCGTGTGATTCATCCTGTATGCAGAAAGAGtgaacatacaagtgaatataAATCTAAAATTGACCACCAACCATCCGTAGTGCAAGTGACAAAATACTTAATGGTTAGTACTCGAGATCTTAAGTTTGAAACAttgttgcttcacattttcaactataagtttatttataaacaaaatGAACAAAGCAGGTAACAtattacctttctctctctctctaaaaaaaaagacctATTTCTGTAATAGCAATTCTACTTGGGTTAGAAACTTTAGGAGCTTCTAGTTGGGATGGAAACCTAAATTTAGCTTTGAAACCCCAAAAGAAGTTTCACCTTTACCCACAGAGAGAAGCTGTTTAgggaatttaattgaaaaatgtTAGGCTTTCTTGAAAATTTGTACTGCAGCAGCTGTTCTACAAAAGTACCAGCCAAGCTAATACATAAGTAATAGAGCAACTGTGGTAAAGCGCATATTAGAACATACCATAGGCTTGAGCAGATCTTCAAGGATATCCCGAGCTTGCATCAGACGAGCATCAATAATTTCAGCGGGTAGCTCTGCCTCAACCAATATGTGAAGGGGTTCGTTCAGATGTTCATACCCTGGTTTTCCTCTCATCATCTCCTCCTATCGAGCAGAAAGAATGTGTAGATGAAAAACAATGATATTTTACAGTTATTATTTTCCCACTTTAGCAACAAGAGGTATTTCCTGCCCACCCCTTGAATGAACCAACATGTTCACCCaaaatcagaaaaataaaagatcCTATACCCTGTCATTTCTTGTGCTAGACTAGAGAAATACAAAGAGTTATGTCACGGTTGATTGACGTGGCCAAGGATGTTCAACAGAGAACGCAAGATAACAGATGAGTAGCTTTATTTCAGTAAGGAGGCATAAAGCGTGGGACAAAGACTTAAAAATGATATGAGAGTATATAATGTGAAAAATCATGATGACACTTTCTGTTTTGGAAAAACCTTGCTGGGACAACTGTATGGCAAAGAGAGATTTATATAGCTATCTCCGGAGAGTCCAGGGCCAAAGAAAATGACAATTATTGGTTTACTAGCCAGGCTGTCAAGCTCCCAAGGGGGTAAATTTAAGATCACCTCTTACATAGAAGCCATGACGCCAACTCAATTACACCATCACGACATACCTCCAAGAAGTTGATGTGATGTATAATGATATGTGTGGCAAAAGTTGATGCAAGATGTATATAAAAGCATATATTTAACCAATAGGGAAGCATGGCTATTACCCTGGCTGGATCTTTGATGCTGCCCTGACCTCTTATTAGAACACGACAATCAGTAGTTGCCTCAACTCGCTTAAGTGAATTTCCTCTAGGACCCAGGAGGCGGCCAACAAAGTTGTACTAGGAtataagagaaaa includes the following:
- the LOC109712248 gene encoding KH domain-containing protein At5g56140-like isoform X3, yielding MSSGRYLAELFAERHKLSPFVPVLPNCYRLLNQAEILRVSTLLENASLLNQSGLEHGSPLTTGGLFSNGRAAEMNGWASAFQSEPSSAHNWLGSQSNSSGLIVKKTIKVDIPVDKYPTYNFVGRLLGPRGNSLKRVEATTDCRVLIRGQGSIKDPAREEMMRGKPGYEHLNEPLHILVEAELPAEIIDARLMQARDILEDLLKPMDESHDFFKKQQLRELALLNGTLREEGIHMSGSVSPFHNSPGMKRAKTRG
- the LOC109712248 gene encoding KH domain-containing protein At5g56140-like isoform X4, with protein sequence MSSGRYLAELFAERHKLSPFVPVLPNCYRLLNQEILRVSTLLENASLLNQSGLEHGSPLTTGGLFSNGRAAEMNGWASAFQSEPSSAHNWLGSQSNSSGLIVKKTIKVDIPVDKYPTYNFVGRLLGPRGNSLKRVEATTDCRVLIRGQGSIKDPAREEMMRGKPGYEHLNEPLHILVEAELPAEIIDARLMQARDILEDLLKPMDESHDFFKKQQLRELALLNGTLREEGIHMSGSVSPFHNSPGMKRAKTRG